In one window of Photobacterium leiognathi DNA:
- the topA gene encoding type I DNA topoisomerase → MGKSLVIVESPAKAKTINKYLGKDFIVKSSVGHVRDLPTGSRSGTTGKKAAATSTKGLSAEEKARIKHEKDRKALIGKMGVDPYNDWNAHYEVLPGKEKVVSELQKLAADADYVYLATDLDREGEAIAWHLREIIGGDDARYKRVVFNEITKNAIQQAFEEPGELNIDGVNAQQARRFLDRVVGFMVSPLLWKKVARGLSAGRVQSVAVKLIVEREREINAFDPEEFWDIHADTLTVGKDALRLMVAQQAGKAFRPVNEADTMAAKALLEKAAYEVIEREDRPTSSKPSAPYITSTLQQAASTRLGYGVKRTMGLAQRLYEAGYITYMRTDSTNLSKEAVESARDFISSEYGNEYLPEKANVYGSKQNAQEAHEAIRPSNVEVKAENLEGMEADAVKLYDLIWRQFVSCQMVPAKYDSSTITVKAGDFSLKAKGRTLRFAGWTLVQRPSGKNEDTTLPMVNVGDVLKLEQLEPKQHFTKPPARFTEAALVKELEKRGIGRPSTYASIISTIQDRGYVRVDQRRFYAEKMGEIVSDRLDGSFPDLMDFDFTARMEGNLDKIAEGEKNWKKVLDEFFSDFTTELEKAELDESEGGMKPNNIVLTDIECPTCSRPMGIRTASTDVFLGCSGYALPPKERCKTTINLGSEEGIVNVLEEDVETAALRAKKRCPICSTAMDAYLIDKDRKLHVCGNNPSCEGYIVEKGEFKLKGYEGPIIECDKCGSDMELKNGRFGKYMGCTNESCKNTRKILKNGEVAPPKEDPVHLPELPCSQDPDAYFVLRDGASGLFMAASTFPKSRETRAPLVEELVRFKDRLSPKFTYLTEAPVADPDGLPTVVRFARKSKENYVRSEIDGKPSGWTALYVDGKWEITDKRKKPKKEKAEK, encoded by the coding sequence ATGGGTAAATCTCTCGTTATCGTGGAGTCCCCAGCCAAGGCTAAAACGATTAATAAGTACTTGGGTAAGGATTTCATTGTTAAGTCAAGTGTTGGTCACGTCCGTGATTTGCCAACAGGTTCGCGTTCAGGCACTACTGGCAAGAAGGCCGCGGCAACATCGACCAAAGGGTTGAGTGCCGAAGAGAAAGCACGCATTAAACATGAGAAAGACCGTAAAGCACTGATCGGAAAAATGGGTGTTGACCCATACAACGATTGGAATGCGCATTACGAAGTGCTTCCAGGTAAAGAAAAAGTCGTAAGTGAATTACAAAAACTAGCAGCAGACGCTGACTATGTTTATCTCGCAACCGATTTGGACCGCGAAGGGGAAGCTATTGCGTGGCACCTTCGTGAGATCATCGGTGGCGATGATGCACGCTATAAGCGCGTTGTATTCAACGAAATTACAAAGAATGCGATTCAACAGGCGTTTGAAGAGCCAGGTGAACTGAATATTGATGGTGTAAACGCTCAGCAAGCACGTCGTTTCCTAGACCGTGTTGTGGGCTTTATGGTTTCACCATTGCTATGGAAAAAAGTTGCACGTGGTTTATCTGCAGGTCGTGTTCAGTCTGTTGCGGTGAAATTGATCGTAGAGCGTGAGCGCGAAATCAACGCGTTTGATCCTGAAGAGTTTTGGGACATTCATGCTGATACCTTAACAGTAGGCAAAGATGCACTACGTTTAATGGTGGCACAGCAAGCAGGCAAAGCTTTCCGCCCTGTTAACGAAGCGGACACCATGGCTGCAAAAGCGCTACTTGAAAAAGCAGCGTATGAAGTGATTGAGCGTGAAGATCGTCCAACCAGTAGCAAGCCATCAGCACCATACATTACATCAACACTGCAACAGGCGGCGAGTACGCGCCTAGGTTACGGTGTTAAACGTACAATGGGCTTAGCGCAACGTCTATACGAAGCAGGTTACATTACCTACATGCGTACAGACTCAACCAACCTTTCAAAAGAAGCGGTTGAATCAGCACGTGATTTTATTTCTAGTGAGTATGGCAATGAATACTTACCTGAAAAAGCGAACGTATACGGCAGCAAACAAAATGCCCAAGAAGCGCACGAAGCGATTCGTCCTTCTAACGTAGAAGTAAAAGCTGAAAACCTTGAAGGTATGGAAGCAGACGCAGTTAAGCTATATGACTTAATTTGGCGTCAATTCGTATCTTGTCAGATGGTGCCTGCGAAATACGATTCAAGCACGATCACTGTAAAAGCGGGTGATTTTAGCCTAAAAGCGAAAGGTCGTACGCTACGTTTTGCAGGTTGGACACTAGTACAGCGTCCATCTGGTAAAAATGAAGACACAACGCTGCCTATGGTTAACGTAGGCGACGTATTGAAGCTAGAACAGCTAGAGCCTAAGCAACACTTCACTAAGCCGCCAGCACGCTTTACAGAAGCTGCATTGGTTAAAGAGTTAGAGAAGCGTGGCATTGGTCGTCCATCAACGTATGCATCGATCATCTCTACCATCCAAGATCGTGGTTATGTGCGTGTTGATCAGCGTCGTTTCTATGCAGAGAAGATGGGTGAAATTGTTTCTGATCGCCTAGATGGTAGTTTCCCTGATCTGATGGACTTCGATTTTACAGCCCGTATGGAAGGTAACCTCGATAAAATTGCAGAAGGTGAGAAAAACTGGAAGAAAGTGCTTGATGAGTTCTTCTCTGATTTCACCACTGAGCTTGAAAAAGCAGAGTTGGATGAATCAGAAGGCGGCATGAAGCCTAACAATATCGTATTAACTGATATTGAATGTCCAACGTGTTCTCGCCCAATGGGGATTCGTACGGCATCAACCGATGTATTCCTAGGTTGTTCGGGTTATGCATTACCGCCTAAAGAGCGTTGTAAAACAACGATCAACTTAGGTAGCGAAGAAGGCATTGTTAACGTACTTGAAGAAGACGTTGAAACTGCAGCACTGCGCGCTAAGAAACGCTGTCCGATTTGTAGTACAGCAATGGATGCTTACCTGATCGACAAAGATCGTAAACTGCACGTTTGTGGTAATAACCCAAGTTGTGAAGGTTACATTGTCGAGAAAGGCGAATTTAAGCTGAAAGGCTACGAAGGTCCTATTATCGAATGTGACAAGTGTGGTTCTGATATGGAACTGAAAAACGGTCGCTTCGGTAAGTACATGGGCTGTACTAATGAAAGCTGTAAGAATACACGTAAGATCCTGAAAAACGGTGAAGTTGCGCCACCTAAAGAAGATCCAGTACATCTACCTGAGCTACCATGTAGCCAAGATCCAGATGCTTACTTTGTGCTTCGTGATGGTGCATCAGGTCTATTTATGGCAGCAAGTACTTTCCCTAAATCGCGTGAAACACGTGCACCATTAGTGGAAGAGTTAGTACGTTTTAAAGATCGTCTATCGCCTAAGTTTACTTACCTAACAGAAGCGCCAGTGGCAGATCCTGATGGTCTACCAACTGTGGTTCGTTTTGCTCGTAAGAGTAAAGAAAACTACGTGCGTTCTGAGATTGATGGTAAGCCTTCAGGTTGGACTGCACTTTACGTCGATGGTAAGTGGGAAATCACTGACAAGCGTAAAAAGCCAAAGAAAGAAAAAGCTGAGAAGTAA
- the miaE gene encoding tRNA isopentenyl-2-thiomethyl-A-37 hydroxylase MiaE translates to MDNTQQMINELLTPIKQFLQCETPDSWIEEARKPENLTALLVDHCNCELKASQTAMFMVRKYAVDKASGEALLAWAKPYEDFVYGGANRSTALFHNKKNGLSAPLVARADFPYGEELIEKMVRLIKEEFHHFEQVLEIMEKRDIPYSNLHAGRYAKGLMKAVRTHEPATLIDKLIVGAYIEARSCERFAKLAPYLDPELKKFYISLLRSEARHYQDYLTLAEKIAGKDIRDRIQAIGAKEAELISAPDSTFRFHSGTPEYIAC, encoded by the coding sequence ATGGATAACACGCAACAGATGATTAATGAGCTACTGACGCCCATTAAACAATTTCTTCAATGTGAAACACCAGATAGCTGGATTGAAGAAGCCCGTAAGCCAGAAAACCTAACAGCACTGTTGGTCGATCACTGTAATTGTGAGCTAAAAGCCAGCCAAACCGCCATGTTCATGGTTCGCAAATACGCCGTTGACAAAGCCAGCGGTGAAGCGCTACTTGCATGGGCAAAGCCTTATGAAGATTTTGTTTACGGTGGTGCTAACCGCTCTACTGCACTATTTCATAACAAGAAAAATGGTTTATCCGCACCGTTAGTGGCACGTGCTGATTTTCCTTATGGCGAAGAGTTGATTGAAAAGATGGTGCGCTTAATTAAAGAAGAGTTTCACCATTTCGAGCAAGTATTAGAGATCATGGAAAAACGTGATATTCCCTACTCTAATCTTCATGCTGGGCGTTACGCTAAAGGTTTAATGAAAGCAGTACGTACTCATGAACCTGCCACTTTAATCGATAAGCTTATCGTTGGTGCTTATATTGAAGCGCGTTCTTGTGAGCGTTTTGCTAAGCTTGCGCCTTATTTAGATCCAGAATTGAAGAAGTTTTATATCTCGCTATTGCGCTCAGAAGCTCGCCACTATCAAGATTATTTGACGTTAGCTGAAAAGATCGCAGGCAAAGATATCCGTGATCGTATTCAAGCTATTGGCGCTAAAGAAGCAGAGCTAATTTCAGCTCCTGATAGCACTTTCCGCTTCCATAGTGGGACACCAGAATATATAGCTTGCTAA
- a CDS encoding putative bifunctional diguanylate cyclase/phosphodiesterase, with the protein MDIYSPFNHLQSPIWIFDFDHKQIIWANDKALPLWESTSHEELLSRDLSKDMSAAVEATLEEYRETFKQNKTIKTWWHLDPRKVGKNLLCNFSGITLPDGRIAMLVEVIGDESSLRCELAFSDCANLALLFDEHGDLVSANNVFTKNYGNDLHNLASFVGDSDIAKQWIHNARINQDLKHSRLCWTGQGHIWFNIEAKWLADKSQLLLQIVNITKEKENLQRERYNAEHDFLTGLMNRRGISSALKASHHFSLPYNLLFLDLDSFKLVNDTYGHAVGDKLLRAVAIRLLDTVKCRGLVARFGGDEFIIQIEERNTPNLELLTREIITTLNRPFYIKNIGEISIGCSIGTAQYPKDADTFETLITQADMAMHCAKKHGRNCSYHFQPHLAETLYRKNALRHHLSQALEIKDFQLYYQPIIDLSTMMLKGFEALIRWYDDSLGHVSPAEFIPLAEETGQIVPIGSWVLRKACEQLAEWNQKYDTKLIMSINLSRAQLKLSLVEELVLIIEEYNIDPSQIALEITESAMLQEFSEAKPCLDAIAALGFELYLDDFGTGYSSLSQLQNLPISTVKLDQSFVQNEQDSGKAIVEATKAICNKLNLKVVAEGIETKQQLDYIQSCNFNYCQGYYFNKPLSVQDLENGILSSLLKHSDSIESETN; encoded by the coding sequence ATGGATATTTACTCGCCTTTCAATCATCTTCAAAGTCCTATTTGGATCTTTGATTTTGACCACAAACAAATCATTTGGGCTAATGACAAAGCGCTTCCACTATGGGAATCAACTTCTCATGAGGAGCTTCTTTCACGCGATCTTAGTAAAGATATGTCTGCTGCTGTAGAAGCGACATTAGAAGAGTACCGCGAAACATTTAAACAAAACAAAACAATAAAAACTTGGTGGCATTTAGACCCAAGAAAAGTTGGCAAAAACCTTCTCTGTAATTTTTCTGGAATCACGCTCCCTGATGGCCGTATCGCCATGCTGGTTGAAGTGATAGGCGATGAATCAAGCCTACGTTGTGAACTGGCATTTTCAGACTGTGCAAACCTTGCACTTCTGTTTGATGAACATGGTGATCTTGTCAGTGCGAATAATGTTTTCACGAAAAACTATGGTAATGATCTACACAATCTCGCATCTTTTGTTGGCGATAGCGACATTGCAAAACAGTGGATCCACAATGCGAGAATAAACCAAGATCTAAAGCACAGCCGCCTCTGCTGGACTGGGCAAGGTCATATTTGGTTTAATATTGAAGCTAAATGGCTAGCTGATAAATCTCAGTTACTACTTCAAATCGTTAATATCACTAAAGAGAAAGAGAATTTACAACGCGAACGCTACAACGCTGAGCACGACTTTTTAACAGGGTTAATGAACAGACGCGGGATCTCTTCCGCATTAAAAGCAAGCCACCATTTTTCACTACCTTACAACTTGCTGTTTTTAGATTTGGATAGCTTCAAGCTCGTCAACGATACTTATGGTCATGCTGTAGGTGATAAGTTATTACGCGCCGTAGCCATTCGATTACTCGACACCGTCAAATGCCGTGGCTTAGTGGCACGTTTCGGTGGTGATGAGTTTATTATTCAAATTGAAGAGCGCAATACTCCCAATTTAGAACTCCTCACTCGTGAAATTATCACTACGTTAAATCGCCCATTCTATATAAAGAATATCGGTGAAATTTCCATTGGTTGTAGTATTGGTACTGCGCAATATCCAAAGGATGCTGATACATTTGAAACCCTGATCACACAAGCAGACATGGCTATGCATTGTGCGAAGAAACATGGTCGAAACTGTAGTTACCATTTTCAACCACATCTCGCTGAAACGCTTTACCGCAAAAATGCACTGCGCCACCACCTATCACAAGCTCTTGAAATCAAAGACTTCCAACTTTACTACCAACCCATTATCGATCTTAGCACCATGATGTTAAAGGGCTTTGAAGCGCTGATCCGTTGGTACGATGATTCATTAGGTCACGTCTCTCCTGCCGAATTTATTCCTCTCGCAGAAGAAACAGGACAGATTGTACCTATTGGCTCTTGGGTTTTACGTAAGGCTTGTGAACAATTAGCAGAATGGAATCAGAAGTACGATACCAAGTTAATCATGAGTATTAACCTATCTCGTGCCCAACTTAAGCTTTCACTGGTTGAGGAACTAGTGCTCATTATTGAAGAATACAATATCGATCCTTCTCAAATAGCATTAGAAATTACCGAGTCAGCGATGCTGCAAGAATTTAGCGAGGCAAAACCTTGTTTAGATGCTATTGCTGCTCTTGGTTTTGAACTTTATTTGGATGATTTTGGTACTGGCTATTCTTCACTGTCTCAGTTGCAGAACTTGCCAATCAGTACAGTAAAATTAGATCAAAGCTTTGTTCAGAACGAACAAGACAGTGGAAAAGCTATTGTTGAAGCCACTAAAGCTATTTGTAATAAGTTAAACCTGAAGGTGGTTGCTGAAGGCATAGAAACCAAACAACAATTAGATTACATCCAAAGCTGTAACTTTAATTATTGCCAAGGCTATTACTTCAATAAGCCACTATCAGTGCAGGATTTAGAAAATGGTATTCTATCTTCGTTGTTAAAACACAGCGATTCTATAGAATCTGAAACAAACTAA
- the sohB gene encoding protease SohB: MEFLFDYGLFFAKIATVVVAIVGVLVLVKALNGRHGSQKGELEVTDLTEQYKDTVNQLESHLFDKALLKARDKAEKKSEKEKDKARQQEVKQAAKNGSLDTSREPRLFVVDFHGSLDAREVSSLREEITAILAVAIEGDEVLLRLETGGGMVHGYGLASSQLDRLKAAGIKLTVSVDKVAASGGYMMACVADKIVSAPFAIVGSIGVIAQLPNFNKLLKKNDIDYEQITAGEFKRTLTMFGENTDKAREKFQTEIEETHGLFKNFIAVHRPGLDLEKVATGEHWFGQQALDLGLVDQISTSDDLITEACKDREVLKVKYVRRKKLAEKLAGASGDAADNLLMKWVARGQRPFM; the protein is encoded by the coding sequence TTGGAATTTTTATTTGATTATGGATTATTTTTCGCCAAAATCGCGACAGTTGTGGTTGCCATTGTTGGTGTCTTGGTATTAGTAAAAGCATTGAATGGTCGCCATGGTTCACAAAAGGGTGAACTAGAAGTGACTGACTTAACAGAGCAGTACAAAGACACAGTAAACCAGTTGGAGTCGCACTTATTTGATAAAGCACTGCTTAAAGCGCGCGACAAAGCAGAGAAGAAATCAGAGAAAGAAAAAGATAAAGCACGCCAACAAGAAGTGAAGCAAGCGGCTAAAAATGGCAGTTTAGATACCTCACGTGAACCACGTTTATTTGTGGTTGATTTCCACGGTAGTTTAGATGCGCGCGAAGTCTCTTCATTACGTGAAGAAATCACTGCAATTCTTGCTGTTGCTATTGAAGGTGATGAAGTGTTACTTCGCTTAGAAACTGGCGGCGGTATGGTTCACGGTTACGGCCTTGCCTCTTCTCAGCTTGATCGCTTAAAAGCTGCGGGTATTAAGCTAACTGTTTCTGTTGATAAAGTTGCAGCAAGTGGCGGCTATATGATGGCTTGTGTGGCTGATAAGATTGTATCTGCACCATTTGCTATTGTGGGCTCAATTGGTGTTATTGCTCAGCTTCCTAACTTTAATAAGTTATTGAAAAAGAACGATATCGATTACGAGCAAATCACAGCAGGTGAGTTTAAGCGCACACTAACCATGTTTGGTGAAAACACTGATAAAGCACGTGAGAAATTCCAAACAGAAATTGAAGAAACACACGGCTTATTTAAAAACTTTATTGCAGTTCACCGTCCAGGCTTAGATCTTGAAAAAGTAGCGACAGGTGAGCACTGGTTTGGTCAACAGGCACTTGATCTTGGTTTAGTAGACCAAATTTCAACCAGTGACGATTTAATCACTGAAGCATGTAAAGATCGTGAAGTGCTGAAAGTGAAATACGTTCGTCGCAAGAAGCTAGCAGAAAAACTTGCTGGTGCGTCAGGTGATGCGGCAGATAATCTACTGATGAAGTGGGTTGCACGTGGCCAACGCCCATTCATGTAA
- the cysB gene encoding HTH-type transcriptional regulator CysB — protein MKLQQLRYIVEVVNHNLNVSSTAESLYTSQPGISKQVRLLEDELGIQIFERSGKHLTKVTPAGEDIVRISRDILSRVESIKAVAGEHTHPEMGTLNIATTHTQARYALPSVIQGFTARYPKVSLHMHQGTPAQIADAVGKGRSDFAIATEALHLYQDMIMLPCYHWNRSIVVRSDHPLATKNNITIHDLAAYSLVTYVFGFTGRSELDSAFNRSGLTPKIVFTATDADVIKTYVRLGIGVGVIASMAMDPETDKDLVAIDASHIFAASTTKIGFKKGAFLRTYMYDFMERFAPHLTRNVVDQAIALKNNGEIEAMFAEIELPVR, from the coding sequence ATGAAATTACAACAACTTCGCTATATCGTTGAGGTGGTGAATCATAACCTTAACGTATCATCAACGGCTGAGAGCTTATACACCTCTCAACCGGGTATCAGTAAACAAGTTCGATTACTTGAAGATGAATTAGGTATTCAGATCTTTGAACGCAGCGGTAAGCACTTAACCAAAGTAACACCTGCGGGGGAAGATATTGTACGTATTTCCCGTGATATTTTATCGCGAGTGGAAAGCATTAAAGCCGTTGCTGGCGAGCATACCCACCCAGAGATGGGGACATTAAATATTGCAACGACACACACTCAAGCTCGTTATGCCTTGCCTTCGGTTATTCAAGGTTTTACTGCTCGTTATCCAAAAGTGTCGTTGCACATGCATCAAGGAACGCCAGCACAAATTGCTGATGCTGTAGGTAAAGGGCGTTCAGATTTCGCTATCGCAACAGAAGCACTGCATTTATATCAAGATATGATCATGTTGCCTTGTTATCACTGGAATCGTTCGATTGTAGTGCGTAGTGATCACCCATTAGCGACTAAAAATAATATTACGATCCACGATTTAGCTGCCTATTCTCTTGTGACTTACGTATTTGGTTTTACAGGTCGTTCTGAATTAGACAGTGCATTTAATCGCTCAGGCTTAACGCCGAAGATTGTCTTTACTGCCACCGATGCTGATGTGATCAAAACTTATGTGCGTTTAGGTATTGGCGTGGGTGTGATTGCGAGTATGGCAATGGATCCTGAAACAGATAAGGATTTAGTGGCGATTGATGCGAGCCATATTTTTGCCGCAAGCACGACTAAGATTGGTTTTAAAAAAGGTGCTTTCTTACGTACGTACATGTATGACTTTATGGAACGCTTTGCACCACACTTAACTCGTAATGTGGTCGATCAAGCCATTGCATTGAAGAACAATGGTGAAATTGAGGCAATGTTCGCTGAGATTGAGTTACCCGTTCGATAA
- a CDS encoding YciN family protein, with protein MSNKNPISSTDLLMIANQIIQDQESYIDGMRATSVEERDGVLIFKGEYFLDDEGLPTANTTAVFNMFKLLAHKLSPEFTLAD; from the coding sequence ATGAGTAATAAAAACCCAATTTCATCAACTGATTTACTAATGATTGCAAACCAAATCATTCAAGATCAAGAGTCTTATATTGATGGTATGCGCGCAACATCTGTAGAAGAGCGTGATGGCGTTTTAATCTTTAAGGGTGAATACTTTCTTGATGACGAAGGACTGCCAACAGCCAACACAACAGCAGTCTTTAATATGTTCAAATTGCTAGCGCATAAGCTTTCTCCTGAGTTCACTTTAGCTGACTAA
- a CDS encoding YciK family oxidoreductase, whose protein sequence is MEYQIAADSLKDRVILVTGAGDGIGREAAIQYAAHGATVILLGRTVAKLEAVYDEIEALGYIQPAIIPLDLMGATKQHYLDMVDTIEQQFGRLDGVLHNAGLLGVLSPLEQIEESTFDDVMQVNVKAQFLLTQAIIPLIKKAPDGRIVFTSSTVGHSGRAFWGSYAISKFATEGMMQVLADELSNTNVKVNAINPGGTRTGMRAQAFPAEDVTQLKTPKDIMPLYLYLMGPESQHVSGKCIDAQPKLKPAFSNEEEE, encoded by the coding sequence GTGGAATACCAGATCGCTGCAGACTCTCTCAAAGATCGCGTTATTTTAGTTACTGGTGCAGGTGACGGCATTGGACGCGAAGCCGCTATTCAATACGCAGCTCATGGTGCAACTGTCATTTTATTGGGAAGAACAGTCGCAAAATTAGAAGCTGTTTATGATGAAATTGAAGCCTTAGGCTACATCCAGCCCGCTATCATTCCATTAGATTTAATGGGCGCAACCAAGCAACATTACTTGGATATGGTCGATACCATCGAACAACAATTTGGACGTTTAGATGGCGTGCTACACAATGCTGGCCTCCTTGGCGTTTTAAGCCCATTAGAGCAAATTGAAGAATCAACATTTGATGATGTGATGCAAGTAAACGTGAAAGCGCAGTTCTTGCTCACACAAGCGATTATTCCGTTGATTAAGAAAGCCCCTGATGGTCGTATTGTATTTACATCATCCACCGTTGGTCACAGTGGTCGTGCATTCTGGGGCAGCTACGCAATTTCTAAATTTGCGACTGAAGGCATGATGCAAGTGTTAGCCGACGAGCTCAGCAATACCAATGTGAAAGTGAACGCCATTAATCCTGGCGGCACACGTACAGGTATGCGCGCGCAAGCGTTTCCAGCAGAAGATGTTACACAACTAAAAACACCCAAAGATATTATGCCGTTATACCTTTACTTAATGGGGCCAGAAAGCCAACACGTTTCAGGTAAATGTATTGACGCGCAACCAAAGCTAAAACCAGCGTTTAGCAACGA
- a CDS encoding methyltransferase: MSCYANTFQQLDTLLTANRQYWQFVPFADKGFAWEEQHPEFCDWLASIDDQTLVHLNQDQQALIDAFTPWIPDVALLAKLAETSRLTGSEYVYPRNFDAGIPGRKWQQITAFNQVLPRLGVPWLEWCAGKGFLGRVLSVTHQQPVTSLEWQQQLCVDGEAAAKQLGLDIHFVQGDAFDVSSQQYIQPKQHAVALHACGDLHVSLIKQVVAKKGQAVSVSPCCYHLIRDKQYQPLSSGAKASKLQLSKHDLRLPLQETVTAGNRVKQLRFVEVSFRLGFDLLQREVNQTNDYLPIPNVQKALLGEGFEAFCLWAAEQKGMTLPDDINFDYWQQLGEKRFAITERMELVRQLFRRPLELWLVLDRVCFLEESNYKVTLGTFCEKQMTPRNLLIHAERM, translated from the coding sequence ATGTCCTGTTATGCAAATACTTTTCAACAATTAGATACGTTATTAACGGCAAATCGTCAGTATTGGCAGTTTGTTCCTTTTGCTGATAAAGGTTTTGCATGGGAGGAACAACATCCAGAGTTTTGCGATTGGTTAGCATCGATTGACGATCAAACCTTGGTGCATTTAAACCAAGATCAACAAGCACTAATAGATGCTTTTACGCCGTGGATCCCAGATGTGGCTTTACTTGCAAAGTTAGCAGAAACATCACGTTTAACGGGGAGTGAATATGTATATCCAAGAAATTTTGATGCTGGTATTCCGGGGCGTAAGTGGCAACAAATTACTGCATTTAACCAAGTGTTGCCTCGTTTAGGTGTGCCTTGGCTAGAGTGGTGTGCAGGTAAAGGCTTTCTTGGGCGTGTATTGTCTGTCACGCATCAACAGCCGGTAACAAGCTTAGAATGGCAGCAACAACTGTGTGTTGATGGTGAAGCAGCGGCTAAGCAATTAGGGTTGGATATTCACTTTGTTCAAGGTGATGCGTTTGATGTTAGTAGTCAGCAATATATTCAACCTAAGCAACACGCGGTTGCGCTGCATGCTTGCGGTGATTTGCATGTGTCGTTGATCAAACAAGTGGTGGCGAAAAAAGGGCAAGCGGTGAGTGTATCGCCATGCTGTTATCATCTGATCAGAGATAAGCAGTATCAGCCATTATCAAGTGGCGCTAAGGCAAGTAAGTTACAGTTATCAAAACATGATTTACGTTTGCCATTACAAGAGACCGTGACAGCTGGCAATCGGGTAAAACAGCTACGCTTTGTTGAAGTGAGTTTTCGCTTAGGGTTTGATTTATTACAGCGAGAAGTGAATCAAACGAATGATTATTTGCCAATTCCTAACGTTCAAAAAGCCTTGTTAGGTGAGGGCTTTGAAGCATTTTGTTTATGGGCTGCTGAGCAAAAAGGCATGACATTACCTGATGATATTAACTTCGATTATTGGCAACAGTTAGGCGAAAAACGCTTTGCGATCACCGAACGTATGGAGCTGGTTCGTCAATTATTTCGTCGCCCATTAGAGTTGTGGTTAGTGTTAGACAGAGTGTGTTTTTTAGAAGAGTCGAATTATAAAGTGACATTGGGGACATTTTGTGAAAAGCAAATGACGCCAAGAAACTTATTGATCCATGCTGAGCGTATGTAG